A segment of the Trifolium pratense cultivar HEN17-A07 linkage group LG7, ARS_RC_1.1, whole genome shotgun sequence genome:
ACCAGGTACAATCTCAGAAATGAGGAAAAAAATTCTCTATTTCTTCCTACATGATTGGTCATAATGTGGGAGATTATAAATTCCTCTAAGTTAACTATGATATTCTTGATGAAGACCACGTCAAGACAAGAGTGTATGAAAACATGCAACTCGGAATATCCCCTTGCTTAACTCCTAAATCACCTCGATTACGATAGGAGAGGTATCAAATATTTGTTTAGTTGTAAGCTGCACTAATTCTCTTGACTCTCAAGGTTGGAATCAATCACTGCCAATTGAATTTGACAAAGAACCTTGATAATTAGTTGTTCACATAGGAAACCAAACTAATAGGTCCATACCATTCACCTTATAAGACCTACCTAtctaagttttgttttttttaaggaaccAACCTATCTAAGTTACAGAGTAATAAAATTGGAGTTCATATTGACACAAGTTTTCCCATTACAATAGATTTCCGCAAAACAAGTGTTCTTTGATAATATTGAAACTATTCTAAATAAAAGCAACAACAAGACAAATTGGTATTGAAGTTTTTCATTATTTCATGCTCCAAACAGTTGTCAAACTTCCCAGTTCCCACTTCATCAAGAAGTTCTCATACTATTTAAACTCAACATTATTGCAATTGGTGTGGTAAGTGTAACACCATTTACAATATTCGGTTGGAACTCTATCATTTAAAAAGTCTGAACATGATTCTGCAAAAAGCAACTCTACCTTAGCTTGTACATTGAAGTGGTTaaaatccaaacataaaccactttcacttcaaattcaattttaccAAAATCATGCATATGCATCATTCAAATTCAAGCTTATAATTATAAACACTAACCTAAACAAACACACTTAATATAATCCCAACAACCAAAATGAATAACTAAAATCTGTAAACTTTCCATTGACGACACTTCACAAAATGCAGAGACTGATACACATCATATCATTTATTAACATCAACATTCCTACATATTAGTTTCTATTCTCAAAATCATCAATATCTAAATAATAAAAACTGCAACAACTATTGcacatttcatcaaacacctaGCAGACACAattccataaaataaaaatttcccATTTTCTCATAAAACAACAATCCCAATTAACAACTAATTCTaccaattcaaattcaaataaacaaaatcaCTCAAGAACAACAGTAGCACCCAATTCCTTAAGCTTTTCAATAATAGGACCAGCTTCATCCTTAGTAATCCCTTTCTTCAAAACACAAGGAAATTTCTCAACCAATTCCTTAGCTTCCTTCAACCCTAAATCAGTAAAAGACCTAACCTCTTTAATTATCTTGATCTTAGCACCAGCATCGTATTTCTCAAGCTTAATATCAAAAGCAGTTTTCTCGGCCGCAGCGGCGGTTGCGTCTGCGGAAGTAGGATCGGATGAGGTCGGACCTAATGGACCAGGTCCGGCAACCGGTGCACCGTAACGGTCTAGGCCCATTTTGAGTCTCCATAGGATGGTGAAATCGTGGCGTTCGAATCTGTTGAGGTTGAGAAGCTCTTCTGCGATTCGTTCTGGCTTGGAGATTTTGATTGCTTCGGTGGAGAATGAGCGAATTAGTTTGATGAATCTTATTGAGTTTCGTGACATTGTTGTGGCTTCGTTATTACTCAGAGAGGTTTTTCGGGTTCagattttgaagaagaagaagaaaacagagaAAACGATTTTGGGCTGTTTGGGCTGAATCTTAATTTGTGAAGGGAATATTACTAACAACACACTGAAATTACTATTCACAGACCTCATCTTTGCAAATAAAAAACACTACTCTTATACTTGtggtgttattttttattttgaaacggCGAAAGTTAGTAATTaattgttaaattaattttttttcttcttttgtttgagTTTGAATTTGGAACTTCAACATTTTTAAGTCTTTGGAATACCTATATTATTTATCCAAAGAGGAAGATCATTTAACTTTGGAATACCTATATTATTTTCATAGTTTTCTTTTTACAAATTGGTCCATATATAGGTAGGTTAACAAATGGAAATTTTatataatagtttattttttatataagcaaatagtatattttaatttattagatTAGATTGAGTAAAATCAATATAATAGAGTAAAATCAAATACATTGAAAATAAGAACGTGGATTAGCATACCAATTAGCATAAACAAGATTTTTATTTCTTCCTTAAATGGAACAATATACAACGCCTTTGTTTTTATAATTCCTTTTTTATAGGTctttgttcgtcttgtgcagagatctgattattaataatattatattttttgttccaaaaaaaaaaaatcttcttgtTCTTTTACAAGCCACTTTAGAAAAGGAGATTATCAACAAATTCATCTTCCCAAAAGATATGTACATCGAGGGAGCTACGCCTTACTcaaaagtaacaaaaataagtaaaagGAGAACAAAATAACCATCCCACCAAAGAGTCCGCAAATAACTATAGATGCGGGTTTGTCAATCCCCCTCACATTCCAATAGAGGATTCAAAGGAACATGTGAGAAGTGATACCCTTAGATCAAGTGTTATACGGCTGCCTAACACTTCTAGTCAATCTCTTATTCTTCTTTTGATTTTTAGTAAGATAAGAGGCGAAAAGTTTCTCTCCTTCTCCCATATAAGCCCAAATTTGTTTAAGAACTTGAATGTCCGCTTTGACCACCTCATATAGGTCAACATCCGGCACTATCACAACATTTTCCGTTTCGGGTATAGCACACGAGAATGCATCATTAATCGTTGCAGTCTTTTATTCCGACACCACCACTTCAAGAATAGCGTTATCAATCTGTTGTAGCACAAAATTAGTAGTTGCAATTTCACCATGGATTAACTCATCAGTTATGCAGAGTAGGCATAGCTTGTTAGACAACCGGGCTAAGTTTCATGTCATCTTTAATCAAGTTTTCCTCCACTAGCATATGAATAGGCACATCCATCGTGAGGTCAACATAAGTAGTGGGACAAAATCTAGTCTTGATTTGTGGCGTTGTGCATATTTGTAAGAACCTCAGTGATCACATTGTCATCAGGCTTGACCTGCTGGTGCGAAGTTCCAACTTCCATATCTCTGGCTTTGGCAACATGTATTTTATCTGTAGCATTATTAAGCACATTATCGCAGTCATCTTTCTTAGTATTTTTGGGTGAGTGAAACCACTTAAAGACCGAGATATCGTGGCCTATGACTTTCCGGTGGGAACCAAAATCAGGTAAGCGTTCATAAAACCACCGCTAAAGTGAATGTGTAACATCCCTTTCGACCATAATCTCATCAAATACGCCTAGAAAGGTCCATATCACCTAAAATACGAGCATTATGTCCAAACACCCTATTtttcatggattcatctaatgaTAGAGGCATACCAATATTCCTATGGTAATTCCATGAGACAAATCCATATATATGCATGTATCTGACGTTGGGTATAAggattaaatttattgttcCACTTAGACAATCGTAAGACTCCTAGTTTCATATTGATATATAGTGCTCATGGACCAAACCATATATACATATATCCTCATAAGATGCAAATTAAAACAAGTAAAAACCATGtcctaaaaaaaatcatgtttcaCTAATTAGAAGTTTGTCAAATCATTGAAAGTTTCATGCTCATGGCACGAAACTCTTTAGAGTGAGATTTCAAATGTAGATATTATGTAGTCAAAAAAGACTTGAATTCTAACTAAAGTAATTGCTTTATCACACACAATATCTCTAACCATTGACATTCTCAGATTCTGATGGAGACTATGAACCAAATAATTGAAtagaatattaatatttttttttaacaaggaTATTAAGAATTTAATAGCGAAGCAACACATGGTTTTCAGATAAAGCATATAGAAGCATATCCCACAATGCCCCAATTATCTAGGAACTAAAAGGAATATCTAAATGCCATGCTTTTGATTGCAAATCCAGATCTTCTCAATAAGGaccaaacataatattttgaatttgatcttAATGTGTATAGACAAACAAATCATAAAAGATTACTGCACCTATGGGATTTTTAGTGGTCGTAATAAGGCACTAAGTAAGTATTATTAGATAATATTATATATGGTCAATTTAATTGAACACCTAATAGTGGTCCATGCCGGGCTAAATGTCTTTTTTTAACTCTTTCTTTGAatttgtgttaaaatattttggatgGAGATATCGTGTTGGATCTCTTGATGATTTTGGATCTAAAAGTTTTATATCGGATGTGAGATGATATGTATGTGAGTTTATAAGTCAAGATAATTTTTACTTTATAAGCCGATTTTGTACAGTTGAGTTAGACCAAATTTCCGGATTTAAGATGGTGTCAGAGCTTCTCCAAATCTATTGGGTCACATGCTATCAGGTTTTCACTATCAGGCCACACACAATTATTTCAACGCACCATGTACAATAATATATGTTGGGCGTGAAGGGATGTGTTGAAGAGTTTCACATCAGATGTGAGATGACTTGAACAAGAGTATATATaagtagagacaatcctcaccttaattacaagccgattttgtaggcTGAGTTAGACTTGATTTCCAATTCTGAGAGGATCATTGATCTATTGTTGCTTCTAACACTCAGCTCTCGCGGATTCTATAACAAGTGGTATTAGAGATCTGATTCGGTTTGGTGGGGAGCAGGACCCTACTGTCGAATATGTGTTGGGAAGACCTGAGAGCACCcttcataattttcattttcgTTTTACTCCAACATGTTACGAGAATATTGGTCCTTTgcacaataataattttttatcctcTGCATAAGTTACCTAAAATACAAAATTAACTTTATATTAACCAAATATTATACGAGACAAAGGTAGTACATCCGTTGATAGTGAAATTTACagtttcaaataaataaatttagtgataattgataaatttaaaatttgaattagtttTTCCCCAATATACAGTAAATAAGATTACAACATAAATTCTCGATTAGATCCTTTTGTGTATTCTCGAATATGATAGAGATGATGTCTAAAAGCAAAATTAACAGAGAAAAAgtactaaaaatataaaagattttgaaTGTAAAAGtaattgcattaaattaaaagaTGAGTTATCAACATGGTGtggcacaagtggtagatacttgggtCTCTTAATCATTtcgtcctgggttcgatccccgacCGATGcatatgga
Coding sequences within it:
- the LOC123897857 gene encoding 50S ribosomal protein L7/L12-like, with amino-acid sequence MSRNSIRFIKLIRSFSTEAIKISKPERIAEELLNLNRFERHDFTILWRLKMGLDRYGAPVAGPGPLGPTSSDPTSADATAAAAEKTAFDIKLEKYDAGAKIKIIKEVRSFTDLGLKEAKELVEKFPCVLKKGITKDEAGPIIEKLKELGATVVLE